Within the Trichoderma breve strain T069 chromosome 3, whole genome shotgun sequence genome, the region AAAGGGTATATACTGACGTTGAGTGTGTGTGTTACTATATAGCCTCGCCCCCTATGAGCGTCGTGTCATCGAACTGCTCCGAAACAGCAAGGACAAGCGTGCCCGTAAGCTAGCCAAGAAGAGGCTCGGTACCTTCGGCCGTGCCAAGAGAAAGGTCGATGAGCTCCAGCGCGTCATCGCCGAGTCTCGTCGTGCTCACTAAACGATTTCGTCTTTAAGCGAGCGGGGATTATCTTGGTAAtgggaaaaacaaaaatattTTCAACAGGGAAATGAATGAATTAAAACACTACGGGTTTCGCATGGATTTGGCGTGGTCATGAATTTTGATTGAATTCAATGGGGCTTTGATGCGGGCGCAGCAGCGGTTATATAGCTGCGATTTCGTTCATCGAATTTCTTAAACTCTTCAAGACATGCCGTCTTTATGACCCAACCTAgaaaattttcttcttcttccctgaAACCTCAACGCCCAGCATGATGGGTACAAATGCCTTGATTAATATTTTAAGAAGTTTGTGTTACTTGTCTTGAGTATGCAACTTCCGCTCTTGCGTCTTTGCTGTAAAACTGCCCGTGATATATAGATACATTATGCCATTCCGCCGTACATCTTCTCTGGATgcggaaaaagaaagaaacaaaaacaattTCACTGCTCGCTATTGATTAATCATTTCTTTCCAAGCTTAAACCactttggcatcttcttcccagaaccctcccccccttctctATTCGTCGGCGCCTGTTGAACCTTGGGTGCCACCGATGGTCCGTCTTTATCATCCTCAGCCGTCGGAATCTCAGGCACCTTGATTTCCTGGCCCTGCTGAGCAAAGTTGGACTTGAGAAAGGGCCGTTTTCGAACGTCAGCTGGCACACCATCATTCCACACTAGACTAACGAGCACCCTGCCCGAGAGCTTATACGCCCGTATTAGATTGTGCTTGGGGGTATCGTCGTCCTTAATCACCGTCTTACTACCAGGAATGACGAGATGGAAGGAATGCTCATTGCTGGCCATGACGTGTCGCACGGCTTGATACAAGAAGGCACCTGTGTCTGACGGACCAATCTCCCAGTCGCTGCTGGTATTGTCTGGGAACCGCACCTTGATGAGCACAgacttgacggcatcaatCTTGGCTTGCTCAGcggcctccttttcctcgaTTTCTCTGTCGGATAGGAGCCGCTTATTGCGAGAGCTTTCTAGCAGGCGCTGTTGATGCAGCTGGGCGTGAGCGACGGTCGGTGTGAAATCACTGTCTTCGGctgggagaagagcagcagcaggagtcGAATTCGTGGGGGCGAGGAATACATTAACTGGTTGGAGGCGTGACTGGGGGTCCGAATTATTAACTTCGGGCAATGTCTGATGTGCATCGAGTTGTAGTGATGAGTTCTGTGTGCCTTGAGGAGCCGCATGGTctgcttctcgagcttcAGCTGTATTGCTCACGGACTCTGCTGAAGGAGCTTCAGCCATGGGCACATCTCCATCCGCTGATGGGTTCTTTGGCGTCTCCTCTTGAGCGCCTGAGGACGcactctccttttcctcttccttcttcttcgcctcctccttgaaAAAGACACcaatctgctccatggcctCGTACAGCGTCTGTTCAGTCCTCCTAAACGTCAGCCGTATCAGGACATTGCCAGAGTTGTGGCCCAGCTGCGACAGCGTCTTCTGAAAGTCGGCAAACGACCCAAGCTCCCTCCCCATGATGTTCAAGACCGGTGTTTCGTAGTACAGCTGGCCGGCGCCAGAGTTGTTGGTGTCGACCGTCTGGGCCACGCCCCTGgcggtgatgttgatgttctTGCCCGCGCTCGCCTCGCCGCTCTCAAATTGTCGCAGCACCTGCCATATTGACAAGTCGGAGGGGAACTTTTTGATTAATCGGCCGCCGGGgatttctttggcttcggGTTGGGGGATTTGTAGGGCGATTTGCACAGCGGAGGGAGTCTTTGACTTTAGTACGAGCTCCAGTTTGGCGCCGGCGATGAGGCCAGAGGTGCGGAAGGGCACAGAAAGGTCGACTTGTTTCTGCTTGTGTCTAGGCGGTCGTGTTAGATATGAAGAACATGTAATGAGAAGTTCGTAGAGTCTTAGGCTTGGCACCTACTTTAGCAGGAACTTGTCGCTGTCTAGGCTGAGCTTCTTGCAAGCTTCCTGGAGAACATCTGATAGGTATGTGCCGGGGTTGACTTTGACGGTTGTGCGCCTCAGATCCGTGGCGATGACAACGACGTGCGACGCCATGATGAAGGTTGGATGAGAGAGTTATTAGGGAATTGAGCAAGCTCCCcgaaggaagaagacggggGTGGAAACGGTTTAAATTGAAGCACGAAAGTCTTAGAAGCACTCGGAACGCTGCTGGATGTCGTCTATGGTGGGGTTACAGGTAGCTGCTCGGCGGAGTACTTTAGAACTGAAGTAACAAAGCGACAGGCTCAAGTAGCACAAAACAGGCCGCGAGGTAGAAGGTTACAAGTGATGAATCGAAGAGGTGAGAATGTCATAACCCCAAAAGACATGCAGTCTCTTTCTTCCACTATTTCTTGCCGTCGAACCCCCAAACTGTCTGAAGCTCAGAAGCCAGATTAGATATCAAATTTCGGCCCCACCCTCTTTCTCGAACAATCCGCAGGCAGCCTCCAAGGCGACGCAGTACGTAACAagcaccagccacagcggCAGAACCTCGGACAGCCTACGCCACAGCGCTCTGGCAGCCAAGCGGCCACGCCAGACCATGTTTGCCTGCCGCTTTTGCGTGCCAGCGATGGGGGGGAGCTGGGGCTGGTGCAAGCTTGGAGGGAAGCTCAACTGACTGCTTCATACCTACATACACCAAACAATTCGAGTTAACATACGATCTCACGAACGGGCATTGATTCGGACGAGGCTCTAGAGACAGACGGGGAGAACAGATTGTGAACATCTCTGGCTGGAGCTCGGAATTTGATCAATTTACTCGGCCAGCTACAGACAAGCAAACAGAAGCATCATGGTATGTCGTATCGTATACCCAacccagcatcaccaccaacgatccgatgatgatggcacaTGCTAACATGGCTCAATCTAGTCTTCTCCCTTTTCGATCAGTCAGtccccatctccaactcTAATCTACTTCCAATCCCACCACCGTCCCCAAACTAACAAAACACAGACGGCGGCGCCTGTGTCGCCATGGTCGGCAAGGACTGCGTCGCCATCGCCTGCGACCTCCGCCTGGGCCTCCAAGCCctcaccatctccaacaacTTCCCCAAAATCTTCCAGTACGGCGACGTCTTCCTCGGCCTGACGGGCCTGGCCACCGACGTCAGCACCGTCAGCGACCTCTTCCGCTACAAGGTCAACATGTACCGCCTGCGCGAGGAGCGCGCCATCGCCCCGCGCACCTTTGCCAACctcgtctcctcctccctctaCGAGCGCCGCTTCGGGCCCTACTTTGTCTCCCCCGTTGTTGCTGGCTTGGATCCCAAGACGGGGAAGCCGTTTATTTGCGGGTTTGACAGTATTGGCTGCATTGACTTTGCAAAGGACTTTATCGTGTCTGGCACGGCGTCGGAGCAGCTGTTTGGCATGTGCGAAGGCTTGTGGGAGCCTGATTTGGTACgctctcttcatcctccctTTGTTTAACAGAGATAACTTGACGAAATCGAATCACTACTGACACCTGTCCGCCTCTCTAGGAGCCCGATGCGTTGTTCGAGACCATCTCACAAGCCCTCCTAAACGCCGTCGACCGTGACGCCCTATCCGGCTGGGGAGCCCACGTGTACATCATCGAGAAGGACAAGGTCACCAAGAGGTTACTAAAGGGTAGACAGGACTAAGGGTTGATTACATGCCACGTATAGAGATGGGGGAATATGACATACGCCTGCGGTCTGCAAGTTGACTGAAAGTGTGTATGCTGTATGAAATAGAGAGTTTGACTCGAAACAACCAACGAGTCGAATTTCTAATGCatgcaaaaagaagcaaatgaaacaagagaataaaaaaaaacctgaAGAAAATTCCATCCAAGTTATTGCGCCACAGTGTTTTTCACGCCATACCTTGCTTTTCCCAACTTTTGTTCATCGTAAGACTATCACAGGCAGATGGGGTAACAAGGCACAATGTACAGCACTCTGAATCATCCAATAATAAGAAGCTGAGTTTGTGACGcctttcttttccgtctATATACCTGTATGCATTGTATGTGTATAAATGTGTATATGTTTTTCTTCTAAGCTCTCGTCtactcctccttcttcgccttgATAGCCTTGTCAgccggcttctgctgcatgAAGAACTGTCTCTCAACAACTTTGAGAATTTCGTCAAGAAGACTAAATAGCTGGTTAGTTTCCATTAAATATGAAAGAGGTTTGTGGCTCATTAGAAACTTACATTACAGGCGCGCTGATAATGGTGACTGCCTGCCATTCCAGCGCATTCAGCGGCAGGATGGCAAACAGGTTCTGCAGAACGGGTGTGTAAAGGAGAGCAAAGTGCAGAGCCATGGACAAGGCGATGGCGTACACGAGCATCATGTTGTTCCACAGGGGAAGGGTGAGGAGCGACTCGCTGGATGACAGGGCATTCATGGCGTTGAACATCTCAATCACAACCAGGATCGACAGAGACACGGTCGAGGCAGACTTGGACATTTCGTTGCTGAACATTTCGCATCCAATCTCGGGGAACTCGGTCGAGCAGCGGTGGAAGCTGGAGAGCTGTCGGAAGGTGATCTGGGGGCCCTCGGGGTTGTACATGAACCACCAGGCGTAGCCGGCAACGGTTGCAAGACCAACGTAGGTGCCAATGATCAGGTAACGCAGGAACAGCCATCCACCAATGAGGGGCTCGTCTCTCCTACGAGGGTGGCGCTTCATGATGCCGTGGTCAGGCGGGTTAAAGGACAGAGCCGTGGCGGGGAGACCGTCTGTGACGAGGTTGACCCAGAGCAGCTGAACGGGGATCAGCGCCTCGGGCATGCCCAGGGCAGcagtcaagaagatggaaacaaCCTCGCCAATGTTGGAGGAGATCAAGTAGCGGATAAACTGTTGGGTGTTGCTGTAGATGGAGCGACCCTCTTCGATGGCCACCTCAATGGTCGCAAAGTTGCTGTCAGCCAGAACCATGTCGGCAGCCAGCTTAGAGACATCCGTTCCAGAACCCATGGCCACACCGATATCAGCCTTCTTCAGAGCGGGGGCATCGTTGACACCGTCACCGGTCATGGCAACAACCTCACCGAGAGACTGGAGGAGGTCAACCAGCTTGGACTTGTGGCCGGGCTCAACACGAGAGAACAGGGAGGCCTTCTTAGCCGCTTCCAGCTGCTCGCTGGGGCTGAGGTTGTCAAATTCACGTCCGGTATAGCTCTTTCCTTGGAGATCTTCATGCTGGCCAAAGACACCAATCTGTCTGCAGATGCTCTCAGCGGTGTTGCGGTTGTCGCCAGTGATGACAATGATACGGATACCAGCATCCTTGCACTTCTTGATAGAGGCGGGGACTTCGGGGCGAGGAGGGTCCAACATGGCAGTCAATCCAAGGAAGGTCATGTTCTGTTCCAGTTGCGCATACTGTTCGGTAGTCTTGGCGTGGCCAAACAACGGGTTCTGGGAAACATCATCGATGCTAGCCAGGGCAATGACGCGAAGACCTCGGTTACCATATTCGACAACTTCCTTGAGCAGAGTGTTACGGAGCTTTTCGTTCAGGGGGACTCGGTTACCGTTGGCACCGATGATGGTGCTTGTGCAGCGTTCAATGACAGACTCGGGAGCTCCCTtgacaagcagcttcttggcggAACCATTCTGAACAGCGACTGACATGCTCTTCCTGTCACGGGAGAACTCATAGGTGGCGAGCCGGGGAAGTCTCTTCTCGTGAGCAGCGCTAGCAAAGTGTCCACAGTCTTCAAGAGCAGTTCCAGTAGGGGCACAAGGTCCGATTTTCTCAACAAGAACTCGGAGGGCACCTT harbors:
- a CDS encoding ribosomal protein l36e domain-containing protein, with translation MAKETPAKTGLAVGLNKGHKTTARVVKPRVSRTKGHLSKRTAFVREVVKEVAGLAPYERRVIELLRNSKDKRARKLAKKRLGTFGRAKRKVDELQRVIAESRRAH
- a CDS encoding TUG ubiquitin-like domain-containing protein, giving the protein MASHVVVIATDLRRTTVKVNPGTYLSDVLQEACKKLSLDSDKFLLKHKQKQVDLSVPFRTSGLIAGAKLELVLKSKTPSAVQIALQIPQPEAKEIPGGRLIKKFPSDLSIWQVLRQFESGEASAGKNINITARGVAQTVDTNNSGAGQLYYETPVLNIMGRELGSFADFQKTLSQLGHNSGNVLIRLTFRRTEQTLYEAMEQIGVFFKEEAKKKEEEKETPSAESTLPEVNNSDPQSRLQPVNVFLAPTNSTPAAALLPAEDSDFTPTVAHAQLHQQRLLESSRNKRLLSDREIEEKEAAEQAKIDAVKSVLIKVRFPDNTSSDWEIGPSDTGAFLYQAVRHVMASNEHSFHLVIPGSKTVIKDDDTPKHNLIRAYKLSGRVLVSLVWNDGVPADVRKRPFLKSNFAQQGQEIKVPEIPTAEDDKDGPSVAPKVQQAPTNREGGEGSGKKMPKWFKLGKK
- a CDS encoding proteasome subunit domain-containing protein; translation: MSSPFSINGGACVAMVGKDCVAIACDLRLGLQALTISNNFPKIFQYGDVFLGLTGLATDVSTVSDLFRYKVNMYRLREERAIAPRTFANLVSSSLYERRFGPYFVSPVVAGLDPKTGKPFICGFDSIGCIDFAKDFIVSGTASEQLFGMCEGLWEPDLEPDALFETISQALLNAVDRDALSGWGAHVYIIEKDKVTKRLLKGRQD
- a CDS encoding e1-E2 ATPase domain-containing protein, yielding MDNAYALPIDAVLANFKVEEHNGLTDNQVTELRNKHGRNAIPEEPPTPLWELILEQFKDQLVIILLGSAAVSFVLALFEDEGGWSAFVDPAVILTILILNAVVGVSQESSAEKAIAALQEYSANEANVVRNGGHVSRVKADDLVPGDIVSVSVGDRIPADCRIVSIESNSFSVDQAILTGESESVGKDSTAVVNDDKAVKQDQVNMLFSGTTVVTGRAKAIVVLTGSNTAIGDIHESITAQISEPTPLKQKLNDFGDNLAKVITVICILVWLINIPNFNDPSHGSWTKGAIYYLKIAVSLGVAAIPEGLAVVITTCLALGTRKMAAKNAVTGTLTTNQMSVNKVVYLNEAGTDLTELTVEGTTYAPKGNITLNGQIAENLTASSSTILQMAEVAALCNDAHLAYDSRTAAFSSVGESTEGALRVLVEKIGPCAPTGTALEDCGHFASAAHEKRLPRLATYEFSRDRKSMSVAVQNGSAKKLLVKGAPESVIERCTSTIIGANGNRVPLNEKLRNTLLKEVVEYGNRGLRVIALASIDDVSQNPLFGHAKTTEQYAQLEQNMTFLGLTAMLDPPRPEVPASIKKCKDAGIRIIVITGDNRNTAESICRQIGVFGQHEDLQGKSYTGREFDNLSPSEQLEAAKKASLFSRVEPGHKSKLVDLLQSLGEVVAMTGDGVNDAPALKKADIGVAMGSGTDVSKLAADMVLADSNFATIEVAIEEGRSIYSNTQQFIRYLISSNIGEVVSIFLTAALGMPEALIPVQLLWVNLVTDGLPATALSFNPPDHGIMKRHPRRRDEPLIGGWLFLRYLIIGTYVGLATVAGYAWWFMYNPEGPQITFRQLSSFHRCSTEFPEIGCEMFSNEMSKSASTVSLSILVVIEMFNAMNALSSSESLLTLPLWNNMMLVYAIALSMALHFALLYTPVLQNLFAILPLNALEWQAVTIISAPVILLDEILKVVERQFFMQQKPADKAIKAKKEE